The following proteins are encoded in a genomic region of Mycolicibacterium confluentis:
- a CDS encoding ethanolamine utilization protein EutH, whose translation MELVGQFIIWAMMACMVVGAGAYILRPDSPLAGEFRDGIGVLGQIFIPVAGMMGIIPLLVPAINATIGPVYKWLHSDPAIAVATFLPSDQGSYALGLEVADSHGAWILAFTVGLTAGAVIAFSLPVGLALLDPKHHKYLALGTMCGLLAIPFTSVIMALMLMQSGVLLREEINTAGPGTKPFDLSFGEVLLNLIPLVIIMVAMAMALRFFTGLTVKAFLVFAKVIVVVTTVSMTANVVEYFTGVFTTVFGSFPLAPFIADADDQFRALEVCGYVAVMLAGAFPMVYLIRTGLAKPLQSVGDRLGVSEAGITGFLAGATNILALYRVIPLMPPRDRVLTIAFSVCAAFAIGDYLAFTANFQPNMIVPMIVGKLVGGVIAVGIALWLAVPYLKRFVEEDEAEEAAQAKLEADKV comes from the coding sequence TTGGAACTTGTCGGACAGTTCATCATCTGGGCGATGATGGCATGTATGGTCGTCGGCGCCGGCGCCTACATCCTGCGCCCCGACTCGCCACTGGCAGGCGAGTTCCGGGACGGCATCGGCGTCCTGGGACAGATCTTCATCCCCGTGGCGGGCATGATGGGCATCATCCCCCTGCTGGTGCCCGCCATCAACGCGACCATCGGTCCCGTCTACAAGTGGCTGCATTCGGATCCGGCGATCGCGGTCGCCACGTTCCTGCCCAGCGACCAGGGCTCCTACGCGCTGGGGCTGGAGGTCGCCGACAGCCATGGCGCATGGATCCTGGCCTTCACCGTGGGCCTCACCGCTGGTGCGGTGATCGCATTCTCGCTCCCGGTCGGCCTGGCGCTTCTGGACCCGAAGCACCACAAGTACTTGGCGCTGGGCACGATGTGCGGTCTGCTGGCCATCCCCTTCACCTCTGTGATCATGGCGTTGATGCTGATGCAGTCCGGCGTGCTGCTCCGCGAGGAGATCAACACCGCGGGCCCGGGCACCAAGCCGTTCGACCTGTCCTTCGGTGAGGTGCTGCTCAACCTCATCCCGCTGGTCATCATCATGGTGGCGATGGCGATGGCGCTGCGGTTCTTCACCGGCCTCACGGTCAAGGCGTTCCTGGTCTTCGCCAAGGTCATCGTGGTCGTCACGACCGTCTCGATGACGGCGAACGTGGTCGAGTACTTCACCGGCGTCTTCACCACGGTCTTCGGCTCGTTCCCGCTCGCGCCGTTCATCGCCGACGCCGACGACCAGTTCCGCGCTCTCGAGGTGTGTGGCTACGTCGCGGTGATGCTGGCTGGCGCGTTCCCGATGGTGTACCTGATCCGCACCGGTCTGGCCAAGCCGCTGCAGTCGGTCGGTGACCGACTGGGCGTCTCCGAGGCGGGCATCACCGGCTTCCTGGCCGGCGCGACCAACATCCTGGCGCTGTACCGCGTCATTCCGTTGATGCCGCCCCGCGACCGCGTGCTCACCATCGCCTTCTCGGTGTGTGCGGCGTTCGCCATCGGCGACTACCTGGCTTTCACCGCCAACTTCCAGCCGAACATGATCGTTCCGATGATCGTCGGAAAGCTGGTCGGCGGCGTGATCGCTGTCGGGATCGCGTTGTGGTTGGCCGTGCCCTACCTCAAGCGGTTCGTCGAAGAGGACGAGGCGGAAGAGGCCGCACAGGCGAAACTCGAGGCAGACAAGGTCTGA
- a CDS encoding cupin domain-containing protein, with amino-acid sequence MRTIVIDRYDPLTVELTEADRPASTAPVRSAVLYAEGGQKHGVWEAEPGVHSEYQGQETVVILQGRATVVGGSGKTVEIGPGDVLVCQPGEKMTWTVHEKIRKVFVINQ; translated from the coding sequence GTGAGGACAATTGTGATCGACCGCTACGACCCCCTGACCGTGGAGCTCACCGAGGCTGACCGGCCCGCGAGCACCGCGCCCGTCCGCTCGGCGGTGCTGTACGCCGAGGGCGGCCAGAAGCACGGCGTGTGGGAGGCCGAACCCGGCGTGCACAGCGAGTACCAGGGTCAGGAGACCGTCGTCATCCTGCAGGGACGCGCCACCGTCGTGGGTGGATCAGGCAAGACCGTCGAGATCGGCCCGGGCGATGTGCTGGTGTGCCAGCCGGGCGAGAAGATGACGTGGACCGTGCACGAGAAGATCCGCAAGGTGTTCGTCATCAACCAGTGA
- a CDS encoding mycofactocin-coupled SDR family oxidoreductase, translated as MSNPLDLTGKVALVTGAARGQGRSHAIKLAEQGADILAVDICRQIDTVPYAMSTPEDLEETVRLVTQTGRRIIAGQVDVRDLEALKTFVDQGFAELGRLDVVVANAGTVNDIAPMWELSERQFQDQLDVNLTGVWKTIKATVPHLLAQGQGGSVIIISSISGLVAELNVGHYAASKHGANGLMRTLAGELAPHHIRVNSVNPTNVDTLMINNDAYNTLFSGGKPGATQEDSIPALMGMNALPIPFVQPEDISNAVLYLASDASRYVTGTAMVVDAGAMGPFKAPHE; from the coding sequence ATGAGCAATCCGCTCGACCTGACCGGCAAAGTTGCGCTGGTCACCGGTGCGGCCCGAGGACAGGGGCGGTCGCACGCCATCAAGCTTGCCGAGCAGGGCGCGGACATCCTGGCTGTCGACATCTGCAGGCAGATCGACACCGTGCCGTATGCGATGTCGACGCCGGAGGACCTGGAAGAGACCGTGCGTCTGGTGACCCAGACCGGGCGACGCATCATCGCCGGCCAGGTGGACGTCCGTGATCTGGAAGCCCTGAAAACCTTCGTTGACCAGGGTTTTGCGGAACTGGGTCGGCTCGACGTGGTGGTGGCCAACGCCGGCACCGTCAACGACATCGCCCCGATGTGGGAGCTCAGCGAACGGCAGTTCCAGGATCAGCTCGACGTCAACCTCACGGGTGTCTGGAAGACCATCAAGGCAACCGTGCCGCACCTGCTCGCCCAGGGGCAGGGTGGATCGGTCATCATCATCAGCTCGATCTCGGGTCTGGTCGCCGAGCTGAACGTGGGCCACTACGCCGCGTCCAAGCACGGCGCCAACGGCCTGATGCGCACGCTGGCAGGCGAACTGGCGCCGCACCATATCCGGGTGAACTCGGTCAACCCGACCAATGTCGACACCCTGATGATCAATAACGACGCCTACAACACACTGTTCTCAGGCGGCAAGCCCGGTGCCACGCAGGAGGATTCGATTCCGGCCCTGATGGGCATGAATGCGCTGCCGATTCCCTTCGTCCAGCCCGAGGACATCAGCAACGCGGTGCTCTACCTGGCGTCGGATGCCAGCCGTTACGTCACCGGTACGGCCATGGTGGTCGACGCCGGCGCGATGGGTCCCTTCAAGGCCCCGCACGAGTGA
- a CDS encoding flavin reductase family protein — MPTEQDLSAEYRTVMGHFPTGVVVVSGISGGAPVGLTVQSFMALSLQPRMILLSVDRGSTSWPLIAAGGKLAVNVMAQGQEGVAMTFAKSGTDKFAEISWAAGPETGSPLIEGCQAWIEAEVAQTYDGGDHVIVTAHVLAMRTASDDDSQPLVFFRSKFRQLDQPALVAG, encoded by the coding sequence ATGCCGACAGAACAGGACTTGTCCGCCGAATACCGCACGGTCATGGGCCATTTCCCCACCGGTGTCGTGGTCGTCAGCGGGATCTCCGGAGGGGCGCCCGTCGGCCTGACGGTGCAGTCGTTCATGGCGTTGTCCCTGCAACCGCGGATGATCCTGCTGTCTGTGGACCGCGGTTCGACCAGTTGGCCCCTGATCGCGGCAGGCGGAAAGCTCGCGGTGAACGTGATGGCGCAGGGTCAGGAGGGCGTCGCGATGACCTTCGCGAAGTCCGGCACCGACAAGTTCGCCGAGATCAGTTGGGCCGCAGGCCCGGAGACCGGGTCGCCGTTGATCGAGGGCTGCCAGGCGTGGATCGAGGCCGAAGTGGCTCAGACCTATGACGGCGGTGACCACGTGATCGTCACGGCGCACGTGCTCGCCATGCGCACCGCATCCGACGACGATTCGCAGCCGCTGGTGTTCTTCCGTTCGAAGTTCCGCCAGCTTGACCAACCGGCCCTCGTGGCCGGCTGA
- a CDS encoding LLM class flavin-dependent oxidoreductase → MKFGIFNIPYSREYSHGRRTAKQVADWDLQITKWADEYNWSEAYFAEHYTLGGEPSPAPDAMIAAASQITSQIKLGAAAHLLAYHNPIALAHRIMWLDHLTGGRYIAGFAPGAFPSDAQLFNTGKNNPEMMTEAIEIIEAIWGRTGAFRIEGKYWTVDMPAYSDDIHGPHLKPLQDRIPVIMTGMQAKSPTLTVAGKNGYFPMSQQVHSSVLTQHWDTYAAAAESAGHTPDRGDWRICRDVLVADSDEEARDAYLNGSMGDLWGNYNIPTFINLGLGELMTGGTIPVDQLSADWMVDNFHIVGSPETVASKIEALYNEVGGFGSLISFGHEYTDNPEVYRKSFELVGTKVAPMVANLKP, encoded by the coding sequence ATGAAGTTCGGCATCTTCAACATCCCCTACTCGCGCGAATACTCCCACGGGAGGCGCACAGCCAAGCAGGTCGCCGACTGGGATCTTCAGATCACCAAGTGGGCTGACGAATACAATTGGTCTGAGGCGTATTTCGCTGAGCACTACACCCTCGGTGGCGAGCCCAGCCCGGCTCCCGACGCGATGATCGCGGCGGCTTCGCAGATCACGTCGCAGATCAAGCTCGGTGCGGCGGCTCACCTGCTGGCCTACCACAACCCGATCGCCCTGGCGCACCGCATCATGTGGCTGGACCACCTGACCGGTGGCCGCTACATCGCCGGCTTCGCACCGGGCGCGTTCCCGAGTGACGCCCAGCTGTTCAACACGGGCAAGAACAACCCCGAGATGATGACCGAGGCCATCGAGATCATCGAGGCGATCTGGGGCAGGACGGGCGCGTTCCGCATCGAGGGCAAGTACTGGACCGTCGACATGCCGGCCTACTCGGACGACATCCACGGCCCGCACCTCAAGCCGCTGCAGGACCGCATCCCGGTGATCATGACCGGTATGCAGGCCAAGTCGCCGACCCTGACCGTCGCCGGCAAGAACGGCTACTTCCCGATGAGCCAGCAGGTGCACTCGTCGGTGCTGACTCAGCACTGGGACACCTACGCTGCCGCCGCCGAGTCCGCGGGTCACACCCCGGATCGCGGAGACTGGCGGATCTGTCGCGACGTCCTCGTGGCCGACTCGGATGAGGAGGCGCGTGACGCCTACCTGAACGGGTCGATGGGCGACCTGTGGGGCAACTACAACATCCCCACGTTCATCAACCTCGGCCTGGGCGAACTGATGACCGGCGGCACGATCCCGGTCGACCAGCTCTCCGCGGACTGGATGGTGGACAACTTCCACATCGTCGGCTCGCCCGAGACCGTCGCGTCCAAGATCGAGGCGCTCTACAACGAGGTCGGCGGATTCGGCAGCCTGATCTCGTTCGGTCACGAGTACACCGACAACCCGGAGGTCTACCGCAAGAGCTTCGAACTGGTCGGGACCAAGGTTGCGCCGATGGTCGCCAACCTGAAGCCCTGA
- a CDS encoding SHOCT domain-containing protein: protein MHFDWDAFWGLLWYSLVIFAFIAYLIIMFNIIVDLFWRDHKTSGWLKAVWVIFLVVFPYLTAFVYLITRGRGMALRAQRAASEAQLETEKYIRTAAGRSPAQEIADAKELLDAGTISQDEFNSLKAKALS from the coding sequence GTGCATTTCGACTGGGACGCTTTCTGGGGACTGCTGTGGTACTCGCTGGTGATCTTCGCGTTCATCGCGTACCTGATCATCATGTTCAACATCATCGTCGATCTGTTCTGGCGTGACCACAAGACGTCGGGTTGGCTCAAGGCCGTGTGGGTGATCTTCCTGGTCGTGTTCCCGTACCTGACCGCCTTCGTCTACCTGATCACCCGCGGGCGCGGCATGGCACTGCGGGCGCAGCGAGCCGCCTCCGAGGCCCAGCTCGAGACGGAGAAATACATCCGCACGGCGGCGGGACGCTCGCCGGCGCAGGAGATCGCCGACGCCAAGGAACTGCTCGATGCGGGGACCATCTCGCAGGACGAGTTCAACTCCTTGAAGGCCAAGGCGCTCAGCTAG
- a CDS encoding SDR family NAD(P)-dependent oxidoreductase: MTTPRRLVGRIALITGGSNGQGAGHTRRLAQEGAIVYFTDIDTKSGSALEASLREEGLDVHFRKHDVASFEHWQEIVSEIETDQGRLDILVNNAGILDLFTAEDATEQSWQRTLDINTKSIFLAVKAALPLLRKSTVASVINTSSIFGLIGADGYLAYIASKGAVTTMTKSLALTYGREGIRFNSIHPGYIDTPMLREELAGLPEGSAESILQTVPLGRFALGEEISPSVAFLASDDAAYITGAELIIDGGHLAGR; encoded by the coding sequence ATGACGACACCTCGTCGACTGGTCGGACGAATCGCGCTGATCACCGGTGGCAGCAACGGACAGGGCGCCGGCCACACCCGCCGCCTGGCGCAGGAGGGGGCGATCGTCTACTTCACCGACATCGACACCAAGTCGGGTTCCGCGCTCGAGGCCAGCCTGCGCGAAGAAGGCCTTGACGTGCACTTCCGCAAGCATGACGTCGCCAGCTTCGAGCACTGGCAGGAGATCGTGTCCGAGATCGAGACCGATCAGGGCCGGCTCGACATCCTGGTCAACAACGCCGGGATCCTGGACCTGTTCACCGCCGAAGACGCCACCGAGCAGTCCTGGCAGCGCACGCTCGACATCAACACCAAGAGCATCTTCCTGGCCGTCAAGGCCGCGCTGCCACTGCTGCGCAAGAGCACCGTGGCCTCGGTGATCAACACTTCGAGCATCTTCGGTCTGATCGGCGCCGACGGCTACCTCGCCTACATCGCCTCCAAGGGCGCGGTGACCACCATGACGAAGTCGCTGGCCCTGACCTACGGCCGAGAAGGTATCCGCTTCAACAGCATTCACCCCGGCTACATCGACACCCCGATGCTGCGCGAGGAGCTCGCCGGGCTCCCCGAAGGTTCAGCGGAGTCGATCCTGCAGACGGTCCCGCTGGGCCGCTTCGCACTTGGCGAAGAGATCTCCCCGTCGGTCGCCTTCCTGGCCTCCGACGACGCGGCTTATATCACGGGCGCCGAACTGATCATCGACGGCGGGCACCTCGCTGGCCGTTGA
- a CDS encoding DEDDh family exonuclease: protein MSHSWGRPATAPGEGWAVVDVETSGFRPGQARVISVAALALDADGQVEQSVASLLNPGVDPGPTHVHGLTAEMLEDQPTFDEIASDLMSLLQGRTLVAHNVAFDHGFLAAEAELAGAVLPVDTVMCTVELARRLELGLDNLRLETLARHWGVPQTRAHDAFDDALVLSRLLTPALERARERDVWLPVRPAMRRRWPNGRVTHEEIRPLKALASRMPCPYQNPGRYVRGRPLVQGMRVALSAECTRTHEELVERILHAGLAYCDNVDPETSLVICNEVRPEQGKGFLAKEFGVPVVSDGEFMAHVGDVVCGTGIEEFVDATADGGQFALF, encoded by the coding sequence GTGAGCCATTCCTGGGGCCGACCGGCTACAGCACCCGGTGAGGGCTGGGCCGTGGTCGATGTCGAGACGTCAGGTTTCCGTCCTGGCCAAGCCCGCGTGATCAGCGTCGCGGCGCTCGCGCTGGACGCGGACGGGCAGGTCGAGCAGTCCGTGGCCAGCCTGCTGAACCCGGGGGTCGATCCCGGGCCCACCCATGTGCACGGGTTGACGGCCGAGATGCTGGAGGATCAGCCGACCTTCGACGAGATCGCCAGCGATCTGATGAGCCTGCTGCAGGGCCGCACCCTGGTCGCCCACAACGTGGCGTTCGACCACGGGTTCCTGGCGGCCGAGGCCGAGCTGGCCGGCGCGGTGCTGCCGGTGGACACCGTGATGTGCACGGTGGAACTGGCGCGACGGCTGGAACTGGGCCTGGACAACCTGCGCCTGGAGACGCTCGCGCGGCATTGGGGCGTGCCACAGACCCGTGCGCATGACGCGTTCGACGACGCGCTGGTCCTGTCGCGCCTGCTGACCCCCGCACTCGAGCGGGCCCGCGAGCGTGACGTGTGGTTGCCGGTGCGGCCCGCGATGCGGCGACGGTGGCCCAACGGGCGGGTGACGCACGAGGAGATTCGCCCGTTGAAGGCGTTGGCGTCGCGGATGCCGTGCCCGTACCAGAACCCGGGCCGATATGTGCGCGGTCGGCCGCTGGTGCAGGGCATGCGGGTCGCACTGTCCGCGGAATGCACCCGCACGCACGAGGAACTGGTGGAGCGGATCCTGCACGCGGGCTTGGCCTATTGCGACAACGTCGATCCCGAGACGTCGCTGGTGATCTGCAATGAGGTGCGGCCCGAACAGGGAAAGGGCTTCCTGGCCAAGGAGTTCGGGGTTCCGGTGGTCTCCGACGGCGAGTTCATGGCGCACGTGGGAGACGTCGTCTGCGGAACGGGCATAGAGGAGTTCGTCGACGCCACCGCCGACGGCGGTCAGTTCGCGCTGTTCTGA
- a CDS encoding Mur ligase family protein: MITARGRLALAAGSTARWASRVTGRGAGAMIGGLIAMTLDRSILRQLGQGRRSVVVTGTNGKSTTTRMAAAALATLGDVATNAEGANMDAGLVAALAARRDAALAALEVDEMHVPHVSDAVDPAVIVLLNLSRDQLDRVGEINHIERTLRAGLARHPDAVVVANCDDVLMTSAAYDCPNVVWVAAGGSWSNDSVSCPRSGEIIVREGSDWSSTGTDFKRPSPQWWFDEKTLYGPDGLALPMTLALPGAVNRGNAAQAVAAAVTLGADPVAAVAAVSGVDEVAGRYRTVRVGDHTVRVLLAKNPAGWQEALSMVDPSAAGVVISVNGQVPDGEDLSWLWDVNFEHFVERPVVAAGERGTDLAVRLGYAGVGHTLVHDTMAAIASCPAGHVEVVANYTAFLQLNRRLS; this comes from the coding sequence GTGATCACCGCCCGAGGACGTCTGGCCCTGGCCGCGGGGTCAACCGCGCGCTGGGCCTCGCGGGTGACCGGCCGCGGCGCGGGCGCGATGATCGGCGGCCTGATCGCCATGACGCTGGACCGCTCGATCCTGCGCCAACTGGGCCAGGGACGTCGCTCAGTGGTCGTGACCGGCACAAATGGCAAGTCGACGACCACTCGGATGGCCGCCGCCGCGCTCGCCACCCTGGGCGATGTCGCCACCAACGCCGAGGGCGCCAACATGGACGCGGGCCTGGTCGCCGCGCTGGCGGCGCGCCGTGATGCCGCTCTGGCGGCCCTCGAAGTCGACGAGATGCACGTGCCGCACGTCTCCGACGCGGTCGATCCCGCGGTCATCGTGCTGCTCAATCTCTCGCGTGACCAGCTTGACCGCGTGGGTGAGATCAACCACATCGAACGCACCCTGCGCGCGGGCCTGGCGCGTCATCCCGACGCCGTCGTCGTCGCCAACTGTGACGACGTGCTGATGACCTCGGCCGCCTACGACTGCCCCAACGTCGTCTGGGTGGCCGCCGGCGGAAGCTGGTCCAACGACTCCGTGAGCTGCCCGCGCAGCGGGGAGATCATCGTCCGCGAGGGCAGCGACTGGTCCTCGACGGGCACCGACTTCAAGCGGCCCAGCCCGCAGTGGTGGTTCGACGAGAAGACGCTGTACGGCCCCGACGGGCTGGCGCTGCCGATGACCCTCGCGCTGCCTGGAGCGGTCAACCGTGGCAACGCCGCGCAGGCCGTGGCCGCGGCCGTCACCCTGGGCGCCGATCCGGTGGCCGCCGTCGCCGCCGTCTCGGGCGTCGACGAGGTCGCCGGCCGCTACCGGACCGTGCGGGTGGGCGACCACACCGTGCGGGTGCTGCTGGCCAAGAACCCCGCGGGCTGGCAGGAGGCGCTGTCCATGGTCGACCCGTCGGCCGCGGGCGTGGTGATCTCGGTCAACGGGCAGGTGCCCGACGGCGAGGATCTGTCCTGGCTGTGGGACGTCAACTTCGAGCACTTCGTGGAGCGCCCCGTCGTCGCCGCCGGTGAACGCGGCACCGACCTCGCGGTGCGACTGGGGTACGCCGGCGTCGGGCACACACTGGTGCACGACACCATGGCGGCCATCGCGTCGTGCCCGGCCGGGCACGTCGAGGTCGTCGCCAACTATACGGCGTTCCTGCAGTTAAATCGGCGGTTGTCATGA
- a CDS encoding TetR/AcrR family transcriptional regulator: MALVEAALQIIRESGVKSVTHRKVCSYAGVALGSSTYHYENLDNLILDAFGHYVDTVSVKYEAHFEGATSDEDLIEGALTLVNAMTTDMGNAILEWELFAEAGRQDAYRELGHKWSRRARAAIERYVSPKTAHMMEAVWDGSTVQRVLNGNQMSDDMIRELLRAALELDPSRGYPRQEEAAKPVTAKPVKKTAKKAAAKRATTTRRRSKAS; the protein is encoded by the coding sequence ATGGCCCTCGTCGAAGCGGCCCTGCAGATCATCCGCGAATCCGGGGTCAAGAGCGTCACGCACCGCAAGGTCTGCAGCTACGCCGGCGTGGCCCTGGGCAGCAGCACCTACCATTACGAAAACCTCGACAACCTCATCCTCGACGCATTCGGGCACTACGTGGACACCGTGTCGGTGAAGTACGAGGCCCACTTCGAGGGAGCCACCTCCGACGAGGACCTGATCGAAGGCGCATTGACGCTGGTCAACGCCATGACCACCGACATGGGGAACGCAATCCTGGAATGGGAGCTGTTCGCCGAGGCCGGTCGGCAGGACGCCTATCGGGAGCTCGGCCACAAATGGTCGCGCCGGGCACGCGCGGCCATCGAGCGGTACGTGTCGCCGAAGACCGCCCACATGATGGAGGCGGTCTGGGACGGGTCGACCGTTCAGCGGGTGCTCAACGGCAACCAGATGAGCGATGACATGATCCGCGAACTCCTCCGCGCGGCACTGGAACTCGATCCCAGCAGGGGATATCCCCGCCAGGAGGAGGCGGCCAAACCGGTGACGGCCAAACCGGTGAAGAAGACAGCGAAGAAGGCGGCTGCGAAGCGCGCGACGACGACAAGGCGTCGGTCAAAGGCCTCGTAG
- a CDS encoding 3,4-dihydroxy-2-butanone-4-phosphate synthase, translating to MTTLAVHTDEPAPVSHLGADRTRLACSALERGEIVILSDGRESTLVLSAATATSKSVAQMISMGSGLVCVAMGRDRLRQLSIPKMAAEDESHASRFHVAVDAATGIGTGISAVDRARTLRLLSDPASVGADFTRPGHVIPVNGDIDSRVSPGTAELAFILVGLTKDPSPTAAYCALTSDRDPCEVAGPEEGAAFAEEHGLAFIEREDVLTAFYRQ from the coding sequence ATGACCACCCTGGCTGTCCACACCGACGAACCCGCACCCGTGTCCCACCTGGGGGCCGACCGAACCCGCCTGGCCTGCAGCGCGTTGGAACGCGGCGAGATAGTGATCCTGTCGGACGGGCGCGAATCCACGCTGGTGCTCTCGGCCGCCACCGCCACCTCCAAGTCTGTCGCCCAGATGATCTCAATGGGGTCCGGGCTGGTGTGCGTGGCGATGGGTCGAGACCGCTTGCGGCAGTTGTCGATTCCCAAGATGGCCGCCGAGGACGAGTCCCACGCCAGCCGTTTCCACGTCGCCGTCGACGCCGCAACCGGCATCGGAACGGGCATTTCGGCCGTCGATCGGGCGCGTACCCTGCGCCTGCTCAGTGACCCGGCGAGCGTGGGCGCTGATTTCACCCGACCCGGACACGTCATCCCGGTCAACGGCGACATCGACTCTCGCGTCTCCCCCGGGACTGCCGAACTGGCATTCATCCTGGTGGGACTGACCAAGGATCCCTCACCCACGGCCGCATACTGCGCGCTGACCTCGGATCGCGATCCGTGCGAGGTGGCAGGTCCCGAAGAAGGTGCCGCATTCGCCGAGGAGCACGGCCTGGCCTTCATCGAACGGGAGGACGTCCTCACCGCGTTCTATCGGCAGTGA